One stretch of Diabrotica undecimpunctata isolate CICGRU chromosome 5, icDiaUnde3, whole genome shotgun sequence DNA includes these proteins:
- the LOC140442320 gene encoding uncharacterized protein has product MRLPNFPNQLEFDNQSVVPYSPLLSKTYKAHINLELCSSVKSIKYICKYVNKGSDLAIFEVQNINKIDEIARYQMGRYISSNEAIWHILSFPFHERDPAVQHLAIHLENGQRVYFTEENVLQRAFEAPKMTLTEFFTLCQKPDVFGQFAKTLVFGDVPRYFTWNKSSKKWEPRKQGKPHPSITGIFKAKTLGRLYTVHPKQRECFYLRLLLVNVPGPTSFEFLRTVNGRVFNTYQDACRELQLLEDDNHWDLTLADAALTSTPNNIRQLFAIILTTCYPSQAQTLWEKYKNCMTEDILHRIRQTNQCQNRLYTRDVQ; this is encoded by the coding sequence ATGCGACTGCCGAACTTTCCAAATCAACTTGAGTTTGATAATCAGTCGGTGGTACCATACTCACCACTACTTTCAAAAACTTACAAAGCTCATATCAATCTTGAGCTTTGCAGTTCTGTTAAATCAATTAAgtatatttgtaaatatgtaaacaaaggcaGTGATTTGGCCATATTTGAAgtacaaaacataaataaaattgacgAAATAGCACGATACCAAATGGGCAGATACATTAGCAGCAATGAAGCTATTTGGCATATTCTCAGCTTTCCCTTCCACGAAAGAGATCCTGCTGTCCAACATCTGGCAATACATCTTGAAAACGGCCAACGTGTATACTTCACTGAAGAAAATGTTCTCCAAAGAGCGTTCGAAGCTCCGAAAATGACTCTAACTGAATTTTTTACATTGTGTCAAAAACCTGATGTTTTTGGCCAATTCGCGAAGACATTGGTGTTTGGTGATGTTCCACGTTATTTCACATGGAACAAATCCAGTAAAAAATGGGAGCCACGGAAACAAGGAAAACCACATCCTTCCATTACAGGCATATTCAAAGCTAAGACATTGGGGAGACTTTACACAGTACATCCAAAGCAACGTGAGTGCTtctatttacgtttgttattggTGAATGTTCCCGGACCAACGTCTTTTGAATTTTTACGAACAGTTAATGGTCGAGTATTCAATACATACCAGGATGCATGTCGTGAACTGCAATTGCTAGAAGACGATAACCATTGGGACTTAACGCTTGCTGATGCTGCGTTGACATCAACACCGAATAACATTCgtcagttgtttgcaattattttgACGACATGTTATCCCTCGCAAGCACAAACTTTgtgggaaaaatataaaaattgtatgaCAGAAGACATCTTGCACCGAATTAGACAAACAAATCAATGCCAAAACAGATTATACACCAGAGATGTACAATAA
- the LOC140442321 gene encoding uncharacterized protein, with product MDKVCQYCQALKFRNEAAGMCCASGKVMLSPLPAPPEPLLSLLTGNSDDSKLFLRKIRKFNSCFQMTSFGATKICDRVSDGRNFETTFKIQGQVYHKIGSLMPMPDNNPKFLQIYFMGDCEERVTTRCLYNFIEQAEERAIVILLEIFLEDHNQLIQLIKRVSPRLQNDNYQIVTKADKVPLGEHAGRFNAPTVDEVAVIMVGDPVDKRSIKITRRDNTVSTISDLHRSYDALQYPLIFWQGQDEYHLNIKQYDSNTGDYRNNKVSSMKYYAYRIMVRQHQDNYILRYRQLFHQYIVDMYAKVESERLRFLRFNQAKLRSEEYIHLRDAVTGNIDGNLNPNDIGNAFILPSIYIGSPRNMQEYIQDAMTYVRYYGRPDLLITFTCNPNWEEIQTLLLPGQQA from the exons ATGGATAAAGTATGTCAATATTGTCAGGCATTGAAATTTCGGAATGAAGCAGCCGGCATGTGCTGCGCATCAGGAAAAGTTATGCTGTCACCTCTACCCGCTCCGCCGGAGCCTTTATTATCCCTTCTTACTGGCAATTCAGATGATTCCAAATTATTTTTGCGTAAGATACGCAAATTTAATTCTTGCttccaaatgacgtcatttggggcAACTAAAATTTGCGATCGTGTATCCGATGGACGCAATTTTGAAACTACATTCAAAATTCAAGGCCAGGTGTACCATAAAATCGGATCACTGATGCCAATGCCTGATAACAATCCGaaatttcttcaaatttattttatggGCGATTGTGAAGAGCGCGTGACGACTCGGTGCCTGTATAATTTTATTGAACAAGCAGAGGAAAGAGCAATTGTGATATTATTGGAAATTTTTTTAGAAGATCACAATCAACTAATTCAATTGATCAAAAGAGTTTCGCCACGACTGCAAAATGACAATTATCAAATCGTCACAAAAGCCGACAAAGTACCATTAGGTGAACATGCTGGTAGATTCAACGCTCCAACTGTTGATGAGGTTGCTGTTATCATGGTTGGTGATCCAGTTGACAAAAGATCTATAAAAATTACACGGCGAGACAACACTGTCAGTACGATTTCAGATCTACACCGTTCATATGACGCACTACAATATCCATTGATATTTTGGCAAGGACAAGATGAATATCACCTTAATATCAAACAGTATGATTCAAATACCG gtgaTTACAGAAATAATAAAGTTAGCTCAATGAAATACTACGCATACCGAATAATGGTTAGGCAACATCAAGACAATTATATCCTTCGATATCGTCAGCTGTTCCATCAATACATTGTTGATATGTATGCTAAGGTCGAAAGCGAACGCTTGCGATTCCTTCGATTCAACCAGGCAAAACTACGATCGGAAGAATATATTCACTTACGAGATGCTGTTACTGGAAACATCGATGGAAATTTAAATCCCAATGACATCGGTAATGCTTTCATTTTACCTTCAATCTACATCGGCAGTCCACGGAACATGCAGGAATACATACAAGATGCGATGACTTACGTACGTTATTACGGCCGACCGGATTTATTAATTACATTCACATGTAATCCGAATTGGGAAGAGATACAAACTTTACTATTGCCAGGACAACAAGCCTGA